From a region of the Enterobacter cancerogenus genome:
- the argE gene encoding acetylornithine deacetylase codes for MKMNLPPFIEIYRALIATPSISATEEALDQSNESLINLLAGWFSDLGFNVEVQPVPGTRHKFNLLASTGTGAGGLLLAGHTDTVPFDDGRWTRDPFTLTEHDNKLYGLGTADMKGFFAFILDALRDVDVTTLKKPLYILATADEETSMAGARYFSENTAIRPDCAIIGEPTSLQPIRAHKGHISTAVRVLGQSGHSSDPARGVNAIELMHDAIGRIMTLRDDLKERYHYEAFTVPYPTLNLGSLHGGDASNRICACCELHMDIRPLPGMTLSDLDGLLNEALAPVSERWPGRLTVSELHPPIPGYECPPDHQLVQVVEKLLGEKTDVVNYCTEAPFIQTLCPTLVLGPGSINQAHQPDEYLETRFIKPTRELITQVVHHFCWH; via the coding sequence ATGAAAATGAACTTACCGCCATTTATCGAGATTTACCGCGCCCTGATTGCCACACCGTCCATCAGCGCAACCGAAGAAGCGCTGGATCAGAGCAATGAGTCTTTAATCAATCTGCTGGCGGGCTGGTTTAGCGATTTGGGCTTTAACGTTGAGGTTCAGCCCGTCCCCGGCACGCGCCATAAATTTAACCTGCTCGCCAGTACCGGAACCGGTGCGGGCGGCCTGCTGCTAGCCGGCCACACCGATACCGTGCCGTTTGACGATGGCCGCTGGACGCGCGACCCGTTCACCCTGACCGAACATGACAATAAGCTGTACGGTCTGGGCACCGCCGATATGAAAGGCTTCTTCGCCTTTATCCTCGACGCGCTGCGTGACGTCGACGTGACAACGCTGAAAAAGCCGCTCTACATACTGGCGACCGCCGATGAAGAGACCAGCATGGCGGGGGCACGCTACTTCTCGGAAAACACGGCCATTCGCCCGGACTGCGCGATCATCGGTGAGCCCACGTCATTGCAACCGATTCGCGCTCATAAAGGCCATATTTCAACGGCGGTGCGCGTACTGGGCCAGTCCGGCCACTCCAGCGATCCGGCGCGCGGCGTGAACGCCATTGAGCTGATGCACGACGCCATTGGCCGCATCATGACCCTGCGTGACGATCTTAAAGAGCGCTATCACTACGAAGCCTTCACCGTGCCTTACCCGACGCTGAACCTCGGCAGCCTGCACGGCGGTGACGCCTCAAACCGCATCTGCGCCTGCTGCGAACTGCACATGGATATCCGTCCGCTGCCAGGCATGACGCTGAGCGATCTCGACGGCCTGCTGAATGAGGCACTGGCCCCGGTAAGCGAGCGCTGGCCGGGCCGTCTGACCGTCTCTGAGCTGCATCCGCCGATCCCGGGCTACGAATGTCCGCCGGATCACCAGCTGGTCCAGGTGGTGGAAAAGCTGCTCGGTGAGAAAACCGACGTGGTGAACTACTGCACCGAAGCGCCGTTTATTCAGACCCTGTGCCCAACGCTGGTGCTTGGCCCGGGTTCCATCAACCAGGCCCACCAGCCGGATGAGTACCTGGAAACCCGTTTTATCAAGCCCACCCGCGAGCTGATTACTCAGGTTGTGCATCACTTCTGCTGGCATTAA
- the argC gene encoding N-acetyl-gamma-glutamyl-phosphate reductase, which translates to MLNTLIVGASGYAGAELVSYVNRHPHMTITALTVSAQSNDAGKLISELHPQLRGIVDLPLQPMSDISAFTDGVDVVFLATAHEVSHDLAPQFLAAGCVVFDLSGAFRVNDAAFYEKYYGFTHQHPALLEQAVYGLAEWNADRLKEANLIAVPGCYPTAAQLSLKPLIDAGLLDLNQWPVINATSGVSGAGRKAAMSNSFCEVSLQPYGVFNHRHHPEITTHLGADVIFTPHLGNFPRGILETITCRLKPGVTQDQVSEAFTQAYADKPLVRLYNKGVPALKNVVGLPFCDIGFAVQGEHLIVVAAEDNLLKGAAAQAMQCANIRFGFPEAQSLI; encoded by the coding sequence ATGTTGAATACGCTGATTGTAGGCGCTAGCGGTTATGCGGGCGCAGAGCTTGTAAGCTACGTGAATCGCCATCCTCATATGACCATAACCGCTTTGACCGTGTCAGCGCAAAGCAATGATGCAGGAAAGTTAATCTCTGAATTGCATCCGCAGCTCCGGGGTATTGTCGATCTGCCTTTGCAGCCAATGTCTGATATCAGCGCGTTCACCGACGGCGTGGACGTGGTGTTTTTAGCCACCGCGCACGAGGTCAGCCACGATCTGGCACCGCAGTTTCTGGCGGCGGGCTGCGTGGTGTTCGACCTCTCCGGTGCATTCCGCGTGAACGACGCCGCGTTCTATGAAAAATACTACGGTTTCACTCATCAGCACCCGGCACTGCTTGAACAGGCGGTGTACGGTCTGGCGGAGTGGAATGCGGACCGGCTGAAAGAGGCGAACCTGATCGCCGTGCCGGGCTGCTACCCGACGGCGGCGCAGCTCTCCCTGAAGCCACTGATCGATGCGGGCCTGCTGGATCTCAACCAGTGGCCGGTGATCAACGCCACCAGCGGCGTAAGCGGGGCGGGCCGCAAGGCTGCAATGTCCAATAGCTTCTGTGAAGTGAGCCTTCAACCGTACGGCGTGTTTAACCACCGCCACCATCCTGAAATCACGACCCATCTGGGTGCGGACGTCATCTTTACGCCGCATCTGGGCAACTTCCCGCGCGGGATCCTCGAAACCATTACCTGCCGCCTGAAGCCGGGCGTCACTCAAGACCAGGTAAGCGAGGCCTTTACCCAGGCATATGCGGATAAACCGCTGGTGCGTCTGTATAACAAAGGCGTCCCGGCGCTGAAAAACGTGGTCGGTCTGCCGTTCTGCGACATCGGCTTTGCCGTGCAGGGCGAGCACCTGATTGTGGTGGCGGCCGAAGATAACCTGCTGAAAGGCGCTGCCGCTCAGGCCATGCAGTGCGCCAATATTCGTTTCGGCTTCCCTGAAGCGCAGTCTCTTATTTAA
- the argB gene encoding acetylglutamate kinase, whose protein sequence is MMNPLIIKLGGVLLDSEEALERLFTALVNYRESHQRPLVIVHGGGCVVDELMKGLNLPVTKKNGLRVTPADQIDIITGALAGTANKTLLAWAKKHHIASVGLYLGDGDSVKVTQLDEALGHVGLAQPGSPKLINTLLDGGFLPVVSSIGVTEEGELMNVNADQAATALAATLGADLILLSDVSGILDGKGQRIAEMTAAKAEQLIDQGIITDGMIVKVNAALDAARTLGRPVDIASWRHAEQLPALFNGTPIGTRILA, encoded by the coding sequence ATGATGAACCCATTAATTATCAAACTCGGCGGCGTGCTGCTGGACAGCGAAGAAGCGCTGGAGCGTCTTTTTACCGCGCTGGTGAACTACCGTGAGTCGCACCAGCGCCCGCTGGTCATCGTCCACGGCGGCGGCTGCGTGGTGGATGAGCTGATGAAAGGGCTTAACCTGCCGGTGACCAAGAAAAACGGCCTGCGCGTCACGCCTGCCGACCAGATTGACATCATTACCGGTGCGCTGGCGGGAACGGCGAACAAGACGCTGCTGGCGTGGGCGAAGAAGCATCACATTGCTTCCGTGGGCCTTTATCTGGGCGACGGCGACAGCGTAAAAGTGACCCAGCTCGACGAAGCGCTCGGCCACGTTGGACTGGCGCAGCCGGGTTCGCCTAAGCTGATTAACACTCTGCTGGACGGCGGGTTCCTGCCGGTCGTCAGCTCTATCGGCGTGACCGAAGAGGGCGAGCTGATGAACGTCAACGCTGACCAGGCGGCGACGGCGCTGGCGGCTACGCTTGGCGCAGACCTGATCCTGCTCTCCGACGTGAGCGGTATTCTGGACGGCAAAGGCCAGCGCATTGCGGAGATGACGGCGGCGAAAGCCGAGCAGCTCATTGACCAGGGCATTATTACCGACGGCATGATCGTCAAAGTGAACGCGGCGCTGGATGCCGCCCGCACGCTGGGCCGCCCGGTGGATATCGCCTCCTGGCGTCACGCGGAACAGCTGCCGGCGCTGTTTAACGGCACGCCAATTGGCACGCGTATACTGGCGTAA
- the argH gene encoding argininosuccinate lyase, producing the protein MALWGGRFTQAADQRFKQFNDSLRFDYRLAEQDIVGSVAWSKALVTVGVLTADEQLQLEEALNNLLEEVRLDPAQILQSDAEDIHSWVEGKLIDKVGQLGKKLHTGRSRNDQVATDLKLWCKDTVAELLAANRQLQSALVETAQNNQDAVMPGYTHLQRAQPVTFAHWCLAYVEMLARDESRLQDTLKRLDVSPLGCGALAGTAYEIDREQLAGWLGFASATRNSLDSVSDRDHVLELLSNASIGMVHLSRFAEDLIFFNSGEAGFVELSDRVTSGSSLMPQKKNPDALELIRGKCGRVQGALTGMMMTLKGLPLAYNKDMQEDKEGLFDALDTWLDCLHMGALVLDGIQVKRPRCQEAAQQGYANSTELADYLVAKGVPFREAHHIVGEAVVEAIRQGKPLEDLPLADLQKFSAVIGEDVYPILALQSCLDKRAAKGGVSPKQVAQAIADAKNRLV; encoded by the coding sequence ATGGCACTTTGGGGTGGGCGTTTTACACAGGCAGCGGATCAGCGGTTCAAACAGTTCAACGACTCGTTGCGTTTCGACTATCGCCTGGCCGAACAGGATATTGTCGGCTCTGTGGCCTGGTCCAAAGCGTTGGTCACCGTTGGCGTGCTGACCGCAGACGAACAGCTGCAGCTGGAAGAGGCGCTGAACAACCTGCTGGAAGAGGTGCGTCTGGATCCGGCGCAAATTCTCCAGAGTGATGCCGAAGACATTCACAGCTGGGTTGAAGGCAAGCTGATCGACAAAGTCGGCCAGCTGGGTAAAAAGCTGCACACCGGGCGTAGCCGTAACGACCAGGTAGCGACCGATCTCAAGCTGTGGTGTAAAGATACCGTGGCTGAGCTGCTGGCGGCCAACCGTCAATTGCAGAGCGCGCTGGTGGAGACCGCGCAGAACAACCAGGACGCGGTGATGCCGGGTTATACCCACCTGCAGCGCGCGCAGCCGGTGACCTTTGCTCACTGGTGTCTGGCCTATGTGGAGATGCTGGCGCGTGACGAAAGCCGTCTGCAGGATACCCTGAAGCGTCTGGACGTCAGCCCGCTGGGCTGCGGGGCGCTGGCGGGAACGGCGTATGAAATCGACCGGGAGCAGCTGGCAGGCTGGCTGGGCTTTGCCTCCGCCACCCGTAACAGCCTGGACAGCGTCTCTGACCGTGACCATGTGCTGGAGCTGCTGTCTAACGCATCCATCGGAATGGTGCATCTCTCGCGCTTTGCCGAAGACCTGATCTTCTTCAACTCCGGTGAAGCCGGTTTCGTTGAGCTGTCTGACCGCGTGACCTCCGGCTCTTCCCTGATGCCGCAGAAGAAAAACCCGGATGCGCTGGAGCTGATCCGCGGCAAGTGCGGCCGCGTGCAGGGCGCGCTGACCGGCATGATGATGACCCTAAAAGGGCTGCCGCTGGCGTACAACAAAGATATGCAGGAAGACAAAGAAGGGCTGTTCGACGCGCTCGACACCTGGCTGGATTGCCTGCACATGGGCGCGCTGGTGCTGGACGGCATTCAGGTGAAACGTCCGCGTTGTCAGGAAGCGGCCCAGCAGGGTTATGCCAACTCGACCGAGCTGGCGGATTACCTGGTAGCGAAAGGCGTACCGTTTCGTGAAGCGCACCATATTGTGGGTGAAGCGGTGGTCGAAGCGATCCGTCAGGGGAAACCGCTGGAGGATCTGCCCCTGGCTGACCTGCAGAAATTCAGTGCAGTGATCGGGGAGGATGTTTACCCGATTCTGGCGCTGCAGTCGTGCCTGGACAAGCGTGCGGCCAAAGGTGGCGTGTCGCCGAAGCAGGTGGCGCAGGCGATTGCGGATGCGAAAAACCGCCTGGTTTGA
- the oxyR gene encoding DNA-binding transcriptional regulator OxyR — protein sequence MNIRDLEYLVALAEHRHFRRAADSCHVSQPTLSGQIRKLEDELGVMLLERTSRKVLFTQAGLLLVDQARTVLREVKVLKEMASQQGETMSGPLHIGLIPTVGPYLLPQIIPMLHQTFPKLEMYLHEAQTHQLLAQLDSGKLDCAILALVKESEAFIEVPLFDEPMMLAIYEDHPWANRDRVPMADLAGEKLLMLEDGHCLRDQAMGFCFEAGADEDTHFRATSLETLRNMVAAGSGITLLPALAVPRERKRDGVVYLPCIKPEPRRTIGLVYRPGSPLRSRYEQLAEAIRSSMDGHFDSTLKQAV from the coding sequence ATGAATATTCGTGATCTTGAATACCTGGTAGCGTTAGCCGAGCATCGTCATTTTCGCCGCGCGGCAGATTCCTGCCACGTCAGCCAGCCCACGCTGAGCGGTCAGATCCGCAAGCTGGAGGATGAGCTGGGCGTGATGCTGCTTGAGCGCACCAGCCGTAAGGTACTGTTCACCCAGGCCGGTCTTCTGCTGGTGGATCAGGCGCGCACCGTGCTGCGCGAGGTCAAAGTGCTCAAGGAAATGGCAAGCCAGCAGGGGGAGACGATGTCCGGCCCGCTGCATATTGGCCTGATCCCAACCGTTGGCCCGTACCTGTTGCCGCAGATTATTCCCATGCTGCATCAGACGTTCCCCAAGCTCGAAATGTATCTCCACGAAGCGCAAACCCATCAGCTGCTGGCGCAGCTCGATAGCGGCAAGCTCGACTGCGCGATCCTGGCGCTGGTCAAAGAGAGTGAAGCCTTTATCGAAGTGCCGCTGTTCGACGAGCCGATGATGCTGGCGATCTATGAAGATCACCCGTGGGCGAACCGCGATCGCGTGCCGATGGCCGATCTGGCCGGTGAAAAGCTGCTGATGCTGGAAGATGGACACTGCCTGCGCGATCAGGCGATGGGCTTCTGCTTTGAAGCGGGTGCGGATGAAGATACCCACTTCCGCGCAACCAGCCTGGAAACGCTGCGTAACATGGTGGCGGCGGGAAGCGGCATTACGCTGTTGCCTGCACTGGCCGTGCCGCGCGAGCGCAAGCGTGACGGCGTAGTCTATCTGCCGTGCATTAAGCCAGAGCCGCGACGCACCATTGGTCTGGTTTATCGCCCAGGCTCACCGCTGCGCAGCCGCTATGAGCAGCTGGCAGAGGCCATCCGCAGTTCCATGGATGGCCACTTTGACAGCACGTTAAAACAGGCGGTTTAA
- the sthA gene encoding Si-specific NAD(P)(+) transhydrogenase: MPHSYDYDAIVIGSGPGGEGAAMGLVKQGARVAVIERYHNVGGGCTHWGTIPSKALRHAVSRIIEFNQNPLYSDHSRLLRSSFADILNHADTVINQQTRMRQGFYERNHCEILQGNAHFVDDHTLALECHDGTVETITAEKFVIACGSRPYHPADVDFTHPRIYDSDSILSLHHEPRHVIIYGAGVIGCEYASIFRGMEVKVDLINTRDRLLAFLDQEMSDSLSYHFWNSGVVIRHNEEYEKIEGCDDGVIMHLKSGKKLKADCLLYANGRTGNTDSLALENLGLETDSRGQLKVNSMYQTALPHVYAVGDVIGYPSLASAAYDQGRIAAQALVKGEATAHLIEDIPTGIYTIPEISSVGKTEQQLTAMKVPYEVGRAQFKHLARAQIVGMSVGTLKILFHRETKEILGIHCFGERAAEIIHIGQAIMEQKGGGNTIEYFVNTTFNYPTMAEAYRVAALNGLNRLF, translated from the coding sequence ATGCCACATTCCTACGATTACGACGCAATAGTTATTGGTTCCGGCCCCGGCGGCGAAGGTGCTGCTATGGGTCTGGTAAAACAGGGAGCCAGAGTAGCGGTCATTGAGCGCTACCATAATGTCGGCGGCGGTTGCACCCACTGGGGCACCATCCCTTCAAAAGCCCTCCGCCATGCCGTTAGCCGCATTATCGAATTTAACCAGAACCCTCTTTACAGCGACCATTCCCGACTTCTTCGTTCCTCTTTTGCCGACATCCTGAATCACGCTGATACCGTTATTAACCAGCAAACGCGGATGCGCCAGGGGTTCTACGAGCGTAACCACTGCGAGATCTTGCAGGGCAACGCCCATTTCGTGGATGACCACACGCTGGCGCTGGAGTGCCACGACGGAACGGTTGAAACCATCACCGCCGAAAAGTTTGTTATCGCCTGCGGTTCACGCCCGTACCATCCGGCGGACGTAGACTTTACGCACCCGCGTATCTACGACAGCGACTCCATCCTCAGCCTGCACCACGAGCCGCGCCACGTAATTATCTACGGCGCGGGCGTCATCGGCTGCGAATATGCGTCGATCTTCCGCGGCATGGAGGTCAAAGTTGACCTGATCAACACCCGCGACCGTCTGCTGGCGTTTCTCGATCAGGAGATGTCAGACTCCCTCTCCTACCACTTCTGGAACAGTGGCGTCGTGATCCGTCACAACGAGGAGTACGAGAAGATTGAAGGCTGCGACGACGGTGTAATCATGCACCTGAAGTCCGGTAAGAAGCTGAAAGCGGATTGCCTGCTGTACGCCAACGGCCGCACCGGTAATACCGATTCGCTGGCGCTGGAAAACCTCGGCCTTGAAACCGACAGCCGTGGCCAGCTGAAGGTCAACAGCATGTACCAGACCGCGCTGCCGCACGTTTATGCTGTCGGCGACGTGATTGGTTACCCGAGCCTGGCGTCAGCCGCGTACGATCAGGGCCGTATTGCCGCGCAGGCGCTGGTGAAAGGTGAAGCGACGGCGCACCTGATCGAAGATATTCCGACGGGTATCTACACCATCCCGGAGATCAGTTCTGTGGGGAAAACCGAGCAGCAGCTGACGGCCATGAAGGTGCCTTACGAGGTCGGTCGTGCTCAGTTTAAACACCTGGCACGGGCGCAAATCGTGGGCATGAGCGTGGGTACGCTGAAGATTTTGTTCCACCGCGAGACGAAAGAGATCCTCGGTATTCACTGCTTTGGTGAACGCGCCGCGGAAATCATTCATATCGGCCAGGCAATCATGGAGCAAAAAGGCGGTGGCAACACCATCGAGTACTTCGTTAACACCACCTTTAACTACCCGACGATGGCGGAAGCCTATCGGGTCGCTGCGCTGAACGGCTTAAACCGCCTGTTTTAA
- the fabR gene encoding HTH-type transcriptional repressor FabR, with protein MMGVRAQQKEKTRRSLVEAAFSQLSAERSFASLSLREVAREAGIAPTSFYRHFRDVDELGLTMVDESGLMLRQLMRQARQRIAKGGSVIRTSVSTFMEFIGNNPNAFRLLLRERSGTSAAFRAAVAREIQHFIAELADYLEIENHMPRAFTEAQAEAMVTIVFSAGAEALDVGIEQRKQLEERLVLQLRMISKGAYYWYRREQEKLAHQTDEGE; from the coding sequence GTGATGGGCGTTAGAGCACAACAAAAAGAGAAAACCCGGCGTTCGCTGGTGGAAGCCGCATTCAGTCAACTGAGTGCTGAGCGGAGTTTTGCCAGTTTGAGCCTGCGCGAAGTCGCCCGTGAGGCCGGGATTGCGCCAACGTCCTTCTATCGTCACTTCCGTGATGTGGATGAACTGGGCCTGACCATGGTCGATGAGAGCGGCCTGATGCTGCGCCAGCTGATGCGCCAGGCGCGTCAGCGTATCGCGAAAGGCGGCAGCGTGATCCGCACTTCCGTCTCGACCTTTATGGAGTTTATTGGCAATAACCCGAACGCGTTTCGTCTGCTGTTACGTGAACGTTCCGGAACATCGGCCGCGTTTCGTGCCGCCGTGGCGCGTGAAATTCAACATTTCATCGCGGAACTTGCCGACTATCTTGAAATCGAAAACCATATGCCGCGTGCGTTCACCGAAGCGCAGGCCGAAGCGATGGTGACGATAGTCTTCAGTGCCGGTGCCGAAGCGCTGGATGTGGGTATTGAACAACGCAAGCAACTCGAAGAGCGACTGGTATTGCAGCTCAGGATGATTTCCAAAGGCGCGTACTACTGGTATCGCCGTGAACAAGAAAAGTTGGCACATCAAACCGACGAAGGTGAGTAA
- a CDS encoding YijD family membrane protein produces the protein MKQSGQDKGTLLLALIAGLSINGTFAAIFSSIVPFSIFPIISLVLTVYCLHQRYLNRTMPVGLPGLAAACFILGVLLFSTVVRAEYPDIGSNFLPAVLSVVLVFWIGSRMRNRKSRLPE, from the coding sequence ATGAAACAGTCAGGTCAGGATAAAGGAACGCTGTTGCTGGCATTGATCGCTGGCTTATCCATTAACGGCACGTTTGCGGCTATTTTTAGCTCCATCGTTCCGTTCTCGATTTTCCCGATTATTTCGCTGGTGCTGACGGTTTACTGCCTGCATCAACGCTATCTGAACCGCACCATGCCCGTCGGCTTACCGGGGCTGGCGGCCGCCTGCTTTATACTGGGCGTGTTGCTGTTTAGTACCGTGGTTCGTGCGGAATACCCGGATATCGGTTCCAACTTCCTGCCGGCGGTGTTGTCCGTGGTGCTGGTCTTCTGGATTGGTTCGCGCATGCGCAACCGTAAGAGCCGGTTGCCGGAGTAA
- the trmA gene encoding tRNA (uridine(54)-C5)-methyltransferase TrmA: protein MTPEHLPTEQYDAQLAEKVVRLQSMMTPFNAPVPEVFRSPVSHYRMRAEFRIWHDGDDLYHIIFDQQTKSRIRVNSFPAASELINQLMTLMMDGVRNNPVLRHKLFQIDYLTTQSNQAIVSLLYHKALNDEWREQAEALRDALRALNLNVHLIGRATKTKIMLDQDYIDERLPVAGKEMIYRQVENSFTQPNAAMNVQMLEWALNATKGSTGDLLELYCGNGNFSLALARNFERVLATEIAKPSVAAAQYNIAANHIDNVQIIRMAAEEFTQAMNGVREFNRLQGIDLKSYQCETIFVDPPRSGLDSETEKMVQAYPRILYISCNPETLCKNLETLSQTHNVERLALFDQFPYTHHMECGVLLTAK from the coding sequence ATGACCCCCGAACACCTCCCGACAGAACAATACGACGCGCAGCTGGCCGAGAAAGTCGTCCGCCTGCAAAGTATGATGACGCCGTTCAACGCGCCCGTTCCCGAGGTGTTCCGTTCGCCGGTCAGCCACTACCGCATGCGCGCCGAGTTCCGCATCTGGCATGACGGCGATGACCTGTACCACATCATTTTCGATCAGCAGACGAAATCCCGTATCCGCGTAAACAGTTTTCCGGCGGCAAGTGAGCTTATTAACCAGCTGATGACGCTGATGATGGACGGCGTGCGCAATAATCCGGTGCTGCGCCACAAGCTGTTCCAGATTGATTACCTGACCACGCAAAGCAATCAGGCCATTGTGTCTCTGCTGTATCACAAAGCGCTGAACGACGAGTGGCGCGAGCAGGCTGAAGCGCTGCGTGATGCGCTACGCGCGCTGAACCTCAACGTTCATCTGATTGGCCGCGCGACCAAAACCAAAATCATGCTCGACCAGGATTACATCGACGAGCGTCTGCCGGTCGCGGGAAAAGAGATGATTTACCGCCAGGTGGAGAACAGCTTCACCCAGCCGAACGCTGCAATGAATGTGCAAATGCTGGAGTGGGCGCTTAATGCCACGAAAGGCTCAACGGGCGATCTGCTTGAGCTGTACTGCGGGAACGGCAACTTCTCGCTGGCGCTGGCGCGTAACTTCGAGCGCGTGCTGGCAACGGAAATCGCCAAACCGTCCGTCGCGGCGGCGCAGTACAACATTGCCGCTAACCATATCGATAATGTGCAAATCATTCGTATGGCGGCAGAAGAGTTCACCCAGGCGATGAACGGCGTGCGTGAGTTTAACCGACTGCAGGGCATCGACCTGAAAAGCTACCAGTGCGAGACGATTTTTGTCGATCCGCCGCGCAGTGGCCTGGACAGCGAAACCGAAAAGATGGTGCAGGCGTACCCGCGCATTTTGTACATCTCCTGCAATCCGGAGACGCTGTGCAAGAACCTGGAAACCTTAAGCCAGACGCACAACGTTGAACGGCTGGCGCTGTTCGATCAGTTCCCGTACACGCACCATATGGAGTGCGGCGTGTTGCTCACCGCAAAATAA
- the btuB gene encoding TonB-dependent vitamin B12 receptor BtuB codes for MIKKISLLTALSVTAFSGWAQDSADSLVVTANRFEQPAKTVLAPTSVVTREDIERWQAKSVVDIMSRLPGVDIAQSGGLGASSSTFIRGTESRHVLVLIDGIPLNNAGISNVPDLSQIPTSLIQRIEYIRGPRSALYGSDAIGGVINIITGRDKPGAEITAGVGSKGYQTYDGAFQQLLDKTKITMAGNYTYTRGFDIAAQDAPRQPDRDGFMSKSLYGSVEQQFTDSVSGFFRGFGYDNRTAYDGYDHYGAMGIDGRPDTRQLYSQNWDTGLRYNLGGFQSQLVAGYGRSKDQNYDPKKGRYADSATMDDVKQYTTQWLNTVAVGHGNIGAGLDWQKQKTQAGTGYLEKGYEQRNTGVFLSAMQQFNSITLEAAARNDDNSNFGNHGTWQTSAAWEFIEGYRLIGSYGTAYKAPTLSQIHSKDYGNPNLKPEESKQWEGGFEGLTGPVNWRVTGYRNDIDNLINSDPRTFRYYNVDEARIKGIEATAQFDTGPVGHQISYDYVDPRNAKTNQVLARRSKQLVKYQLDWQVWDLDWNVAYRYLGSRYDVSIDPNTYASERVKMGGVSLWDVAVSYPVTSHLTVRGKIANLFDKDYETVYGYQTAGREYTLSGSYTF; via the coding sequence ATGATTAAAAAAATATCGCTGTTGACGGCGCTGTCCGTCACGGCATTTTCGGGCTGGGCGCAGGATAGCGCTGACTCGTTGGTGGTGACAGCAAATCGTTTTGAACAACCGGCAAAAACCGTTCTGGCTCCGACGTCAGTGGTCACGCGTGAAGATATCGAACGCTGGCAGGCAAAAAGCGTGGTGGATATCATGTCGCGCTTGCCCGGCGTGGATATTGCGCAAAGTGGGGGACTGGGCGCAAGTTCTTCTACCTTTATTCGCGGTACCGAATCCCGTCATGTTCTGGTGCTGATTGATGGCATCCCCCTGAATAATGCCGGGATCAGTAACGTTCCCGATCTGAGCCAAATTCCGACCTCACTCATACAGCGTATCGAGTATATTCGAGGCCCGCGTTCGGCGCTGTATGGCTCCGATGCAATTGGCGGCGTGATCAACATCATCACAGGGCGGGATAAGCCGGGCGCAGAAATTACTGCGGGCGTTGGTTCTAAGGGCTATCAAACCTATGATGGCGCTTTCCAGCAGCTCCTTGATAAAACCAAAATCACCATGGCCGGTAACTATACCTACACCCGTGGGTTTGATATCGCCGCTCAGGATGCGCCTCGCCAGCCTGATCGCGACGGTTTTATGAGTAAGTCGCTGTACGGCTCCGTGGAGCAGCAGTTCACCGACAGCGTCAGTGGTTTCTTCCGTGGCTTTGGATATGACAACCGCACTGCATATGACGGTTACGATCACTATGGTGCAATGGGTATCGATGGTCGTCCGGATACTCGGCAGCTCTATAGTCAAAACTGGGATACGGGGCTGCGTTACAACCTGGGGGGTTTCCAGTCACAGCTGGTAGCCGGTTACGGGCGCAGTAAAGATCAGAACTACGATCCGAAAAAAGGCCGCTACGCCGATTCCGCGACCATGGACGACGTGAAGCAGTACACCACCCAGTGGCTAAATACCGTTGCGGTAGGGCACGGGAATATTGGTGCGGGTCTGGACTGGCAGAAGCAAAAGACCCAAGCCGGGACGGGTTACCTGGAGAAAGGCTACGAGCAGCGTAATACGGGCGTGTTCCTTTCTGCGATGCAGCAGTTCAACAGCATCACGCTGGAAGCTGCGGCGCGTAATGACGATAACTCCAACTTTGGCAACCACGGAACCTGGCAAACCAGCGCTGCGTGGGAGTTCATCGAGGGGTATCGTCTCATCGGTTCTTACGGTACTGCGTATAAAGCACCAACCTTGAGCCAGATCCACAGCAAGGATTACGGGAATCCGAATCTGAAGCCAGAAGAGAGCAAACAGTGGGAAGGCGGTTTTGAAGGCCTGACCGGGCCGGTAAACTGGCGAGTAACGGGCTATCGTAATGATATTGACAACCTGATTAACAGCGACCCACGTACTTTCCGATACTACAACGTTGATGAAGCCCGTATCAAAGGGATTGAGGCCACGGCGCAATTCGACACCGGCCCGGTAGGGCATCAGATTTCCTATGATTACGTAGACCCGCGTAATGCAAAAACCAACCAGGTTCTGGCTCGTCGCTCCAAACAACTGGTTAAGTATCAGTTGGACTGGCAGGTATGGGATCTCGACTGGAACGTGGCGTACCGTTATCTTGGTAGCCGCTATGATGTGTCGATCGATCCTAATACCTATGCGTCAGAGCGGGTGAAAATGGGCGGCGTAAGTCTGTGGGATGTCGCCGTTTCATATCCGGTCACCTCTCACCTGACAGTTCGTGGTAAAATAGCCAACCTGTTCGATAAAGATTACGAGACAGTTTATGGCTACCAAACTGCAGGACGGGAATACACCTTGTCTGGCAGCTACACCTTCTGA